In Chryseobacterium shigense, the following proteins share a genomic window:
- the pdeM gene encoding ligase-associated DNA damage response endonuclease PdeM has protein sequence MNIAVKNISINNEVFTLTNQRAAFWKKEKALILSDLHIGKTAHFRKNGIALANHIMKSDLERLSVLIEYFQPEKFIVVGDLLHAGDNSDVDEFCNWRNQYPDLLFYLIKGNHDRLSKELEQKLCLNFKSDSLTIDGFTMIHDFDTTIPEFQITGHIHPGVVLSSSVKNIRLPCFVQTKNQLLLPAFSEFTGLDTKNVPKDGKFFVFTDSGIHEI, from the coding sequence TTGAACATTGCAGTAAAAAATATCAGTATAAACAACGAAGTTTTCACTTTAACCAACCAACGGGCAGCATTTTGGAAAAAAGAGAAAGCATTGATTCTCTCCGATCTTCATATTGGAAAAACTGCTCATTTCAGGAAAAATGGCATTGCACTGGCCAATCATATCATGAAAAGTGATCTGGAAAGGCTTTCCGTTCTTATTGAATATTTTCAGCCCGAAAAGTTCATTGTGGTTGGGGATCTGCTTCATGCCGGAGATAATTCAGATGTTGACGAGTTCTGCAATTGGAGAAATCAGTATCCTGATCTTCTTTTTTATCTTATCAAAGGCAATCATGACCGTTTATCCAAGGAACTGGAACAGAAATTATGCCTGAATTTTAAATCTGATTCCCTTACAATTGACGGTTTTACAATGATCCATGATTTTGATACAACGATACCTGAATTTCAGATCACAGGGCATATTCATCCGGGCGTGGTACTGAGTTCTTCTGTTAAAAATATCAGGCTTCCTTGTTTTGTTCAGACAAAAAACCAGCTGCTGCTTCCCGCTTTCAGTGAATTTACCGGCCTGGATACCAAAAATGTTCCCAAAGATGGAAAATTCTTTGTCTTTACAGATTCCGGGATTCATGAGATATGA
- a CDS encoding TetR/AcrR family transcriptional regulator, whose protein sequence is MKKSEATRLNILQKAFELIYTKGYQTTSVDEIIATTQVTKGAFYYHFKTKDEMGLAIINELLINNFRSTFIEPLQNSNDPLENIYNLVYSILMENDFLKVEYGCPASNFTQEMAPWNVDFTKALNELSKQWENAMIACIENGKKKGMVKADVNAREIAVFVMSGYWGVRNLGKLENSKYVYLIYLKGLKSYFNSL, encoded by the coding sequence ATGAAAAAATCAGAAGCCACGCGATTGAATATTCTTCAGAAAGCCTTTGAATTGATCTATACAAAAGGTTACCAAACTACAAGTGTAGATGAGATCATTGCAACTACACAGGTTACAAAAGGAGCTTTTTATTATCATTTTAAAACAAAGGACGAAATGGGATTGGCTATTATTAATGAACTTTTGATCAACAATTTCAGGAGTACTTTCATTGAGCCCCTGCAAAACAGTAATGATCCTTTAGAAAATATTTATAACCTGGTGTACAGCATTTTAATGGAAAATGATTTTTTAAAGGTTGAATATGGCTGTCCCGCTTCCAATTTCACACAGGAAATGGCTCCCTGGAATGTAGATTTTACCAAAGCATTAAACGAACTTTCAAAGCAATGGGAAAATGCGATGATAGCTTGTATTGAAAATGGAAAGAAAAAAGGCATGGTAAAAGCTGATGTGAATGCCAGAGAAATTGCTGTTTTCGTAATGTCCGGCTATTGGGGAGTGCGGAATTTGGGTAAACTGGAAAATTCAAAATATGTGTATCTTATTTATTTAAAGGGACTTAAGTCTTATTTTAATTCACTTTGA
- a CDS encoding ligase-associated DNA damage response DEXH box helicase, whose translation MKAFENTNGFKVIQQWMADKDISPFKFQIDTWQKFGNGYSGMVVAPTGFGKTFSVFLALISDFMNHPEKYGKGLKMIWITPLRSLSKDIAKAMQEAMDEIGLDWTVGVRNGDTDPKVRQQQVRNMPEILVVTPESLHLLLGQKNHARFFQSMKCVAVDEWHELLGSKRGVMVELAVSQLRKYVPEIKIWGITATIGNLEEAMDVLIPYDIKKTKITAKEHKKIDILPVIPDEIEILPWAGHLGAKLADKIVPIILESKSTIVFTNTRSQSEMWYQLLLDAYPDFAGQIAIHHSSIDAHLRIWIEENLSAGKLKAVVSTSSLDLGIDFKPVDTVIQIGSAKGVARFLQRAGRSGHSPFETSKIYCVPTHSLELIEVAALKEAVKQKVIEPREPQVLCFDVLVQFLMTLAVGDGFYPEETFERIKKIYAFQEMTAEEWKSILDFLTIGGSVLKSYEEFHKIVIMEDGLYRVTSRKIAMLHRMNMGVIVSDAMLKVKFISGGYIGMVEEYFISKLKKEEKFILAGRTLEVAMIKDMTVYVRSAKGKAMAPSYLGGRLPLSSNLGHFLREKLSHTLNPKASEKELKFLHPLLANQEKNSHIPKEDEFLVELIKNREGYHLFMYPFEGRLVHEVMAALIAYRISKLAPISFSMAMNDYGFELFSDKEIPLNEGNLDKILTRENLMNDVIASINSAEMARRKFRDIAVISGMVIQNYAGKQRSNKSLQSSAGLIFKVLEDYDPNHFLVRQAYTEVFNMQLQEPRLVEAFKRIEKSKIILKYSHTFTPLSFPIKVDSLRQTLSSESLDARIKRMVEQARKNG comes from the coding sequence TTGAAAGCATTTGAAAATACCAACGGATTCAAGGTCATTCAGCAGTGGATGGCTGATAAAGATATTTCCCCTTTCAAATTTCAGATAGACACCTGGCAGAAATTCGGAAACGGATATAGCGGAATGGTTGTTGCGCCAACAGGTTTCGGAAAAACATTTTCAGTTTTCCTTGCCCTGATCTCAGATTTTATGAATCATCCTGAAAAATACGGTAAAGGACTGAAAATGATCTGGATCACTCCCCTTCGCTCTCTGTCTAAAGATATTGCCAAAGCTATGCAGGAAGCAATGGATGAAATTGGCCTCGACTGGACTGTTGGAGTACGAAATGGTGATACCGATCCGAAAGTAAGACAGCAGCAGGTCAGAAATATGCCTGAGATTCTGGTTGTTACTCCTGAAAGCCTTCATCTGCTTCTGGGACAGAAAAATCATGCCCGGTTTTTCCAGAGTATGAAGTGTGTTGCAGTAGATGAATGGCATGAATTGCTTGGTTCAAAACGTGGTGTTATGGTAGAACTTGCTGTCTCTCAACTGAGAAAGTATGTTCCTGAAATAAAAATATGGGGAATTACGGCAACCATTGGAAACCTGGAAGAAGCAATGGACGTTTTGATTCCATATGACATTAAAAAAACAAAGATCACCGCCAAAGAACATAAAAAAATAGATATTCTCCCGGTAATTCCGGATGAGATTGAAATACTTCCCTGGGCCGGACATTTGGGAGCAAAATTAGCCGATAAAATTGTCCCGATTATCCTTGAATCAAAATCTACCATTGTTTTTACCAATACAAGAAGTCAGAGTGAAATGTGGTATCAGCTTTTACTGGATGCCTATCCTGATTTTGCCGGTCAGATTGCTATTCACCACAGTTCTATTGATGCCCATCTGCGCATCTGGATCGAAGAAAACTTAAGTGCAGGAAAACTGAAAGCTGTAGTATCCACTTCCTCTTTAGATCTCGGAATTGATTTTAAGCCCGTAGATACCGTTATCCAGATTGGTTCGGCAAAAGGTGTGGCAAGATTTCTACAGCGGGCAGGACGGAGCGGACACTCCCCTTTTGAAACCTCTAAAATTTACTGTGTTCCCACTCATTCTCTTGAACTGATCGAGGTAGCAGCACTAAAAGAAGCCGTAAAGCAGAAAGTAATAGAACCCCGTGAACCACAGGTTTTATGCTTTGATGTACTTGTTCAGTTTCTGATGACGCTGGCAGTTGGTGACGGATTTTATCCTGAAGAAACATTTGAAAGAATAAAAAAAATATACGCTTTCCAGGAAATGACCGCAGAAGAATGGAAAAGCATCCTCGATTTTCTCACCATTGGCGGAAGCGTTCTGAAAAGCTATGAAGAATTCCACAAAATAGTGATTATGGAAGACGGTCTTTATAGAGTGACTTCCCGGAAAATTGCTATGCTCCACCGCATGAATATGGGCGTTATCGTAAGTGATGCCATGCTGAAGGTAAAATTTATTTCCGGCGGTTATATCGGAATGGTGGAAGAATATTTTATTTCAAAATTAAAAAAAGAGGAAAAATTTATTCTCGCCGGGCGAACACTTGAAGTGGCCATGATCAAAGATATGACGGTTTATGTGCGTTCAGCAAAAGGAAAAGCCATGGCTCCGAGTTATCTTGGCGGCAGGCTTCCTTTAAGCTCAAATCTGGGGCATTTTCTAAGGGAAAAACTCTCTCACACCTTAAATCCTAAAGCATCAGAAAAAGAACTGAAATTTCTTCATCCTTTACTGGCCAATCAGGAAAAAAATTCCCATATTCCTAAAGAAGATGAATTTCTGGTTGAGCTGATTAAAAACCGCGAAGGCTATCACCTTTTTATGTATCCTTTTGAAGGCCGTCTGGTTCATGAAGTAATGGCTGCGCTGATTGCCTACCGCATTTCTAAACTTGCCCCTATCTCTTTCTCTATGGCGATGAATGATTATGGTTTTGAACTATTCAGTGACAAGGAAATTCCTTTGAATGAAGGTAATCTGGATAAAATCCTGACCAGGGAAAACCTGATGAATGATGTTATAGCCAGTATTAATTCGGCGGAAATGGCAAGACGTAAATTCCGTGATATTGCAGTGATCTCGGGAATGGTGATCCAGAATTATGCAGGAAAACAGCGTTCCAACAAATCACTTCAGAGTTCTGCAGGTTTAATTTTTAAAGTATTGGAAGACTATGATCCCAATCATTTCCTTGTGAGGCAGGCCTATACCGAAGTTTTCAATATGCAGCTTCAGGAACCACGTCTTGTGGAGGCTTTTAAAAGAATTGAAAAATCAAAAATCATTTTAAAATATTCCCATACCTTTACACCGCTCAGTTTCCCGATCAAAGTAGACAGTTTAAGGCAGACGCTTTCGAGTGAAAGTCTGGATGCAAGAATCAAACGGATGGTAGAACAGGCTCGGAAAAACGGTTGA
- a CDS encoding MFS transporter, translating to MNYQKEIQVNTKSAMKSKGLPAALWALTISAFGIGTTEFVIVGLLPTVAGDLGISIPSAGLLVSLYAIGVAIGAPILTALTGKIPRKTLLISIMALFVIGNGLASVAPGFITLVMARILTGFAHGVYFSIGSTIAASLVPEEKRATAISIMFAGLTLAIVTGVPLGTFIGQHFGWRATFIGVSILGIIGLLASMLLVPKNLKSEQTASLKSLPKVFGNKRMIFAFLMTAMGYGGTFVVFTYLSPILQQIAGFKESTVTFILLIYGIAIALGNLLGGKTANKNPLKALLWMFAAQGLVLLAFYFTAGSQILSIITLFLLGGLSFATVPGLQLLVVQIAEKELPGTEDVASGINIAAFNIGIAIGSYTGGIIVTSSLGLASTPWIGALFLLVTVLITVYSIRLSKNKK from the coding sequence ATGAATTATCAGAAAGAAATACAGGTCAATACAAAATCTGCCATGAAAAGCAAAGGGCTTCCGGCAGCATTATGGGCATTAACAATCAGTGCATTTGGAATAGGAACAACAGAATTTGTGATTGTAGGGCTTCTTCCTACTGTGGCAGGAGATCTTGGTATCAGTATTCCTTCCGCCGGGTTACTGGTAAGTTTATATGCTATTGGTGTAGCTATAGGTGCTCCCATACTAACGGCCTTAACCGGGAAAATTCCACGCAAAACATTACTTATTTCAATCATGGCTTTATTTGTGATAGGGAATGGGCTGGCTTCTGTTGCTCCGGGATTTATCACATTGGTTATGGCCAGAATCCTCACAGGATTTGCCCACGGAGTTTATTTTTCCATTGGTTCCACTATTGCAGCATCGCTGGTTCCGGAAGAGAAGAGAGCTACAGCCATTTCAATTATGTTTGCAGGACTTACCCTTGCCATTGTAACCGGAGTTCCTCTGGGAACTTTTATAGGTCAGCATTTCGGGTGGAGAGCAACTTTTATAGGTGTTTCCATTCTTGGAATCATAGGTTTACTGGCAAGTATGTTGCTGGTTCCCAAAAATCTTAAAAGTGAACAGACTGCTTCTTTGAAAAGCCTTCCGAAAGTATTTGGAAACAAACGTATGATTTTTGCATTTTTAATGACTGCAATGGGGTACGGAGGAACATTTGTTGTTTTCACGTATCTATCCCCGATCTTACAGCAGATTGCAGGATTTAAGGAATCAACGGTCACTTTTATTCTCCTTATCTATGGAATCGCAATTGCGCTAGGAAACCTTCTGGGTGGAAAAACAGCCAATAAAAATCCCCTGAAGGCACTTCTGTGGATGTTTGCAGCACAGGGACTGGTATTGCTTGCCTTTTATTTTACAGCCGGCAGCCAGATTTTAAGTATCATCACCTTATTCCTTTTGGGAGGGCTATCTTTTGCAACCGTACCGGGACTTCAGCTTTTGGTGGTTCAGATTGCAGAAAAAGAGCTTCCCGGAACTGAAGATGTGGCATCAGGAATTAATATTGCGGCATTCAATATAGGAATTGCCATTGGTTCTTACACCGGAGGGATTATTGTAACTTCTTCTCTGGGACTGGCCAGCACACCGTGGATCGGAGCTTTATTTTTACTGGTTACCGTGTTAATTACGGTTTACAGTATCCGTTTAAGCAAAAACAAAAAATAA